The DNA segment CCAACGGCCATCAGCGCAACGCCGGCTTCTACGCCAAGCTCTTGGATGTCGCCGATTACTGGCGCCTGGAGTGGCAACGGCCGAAACCCGACAATGAGGAAGTCCATGCCTGGGACAGTCACGGCCTGGATGCCCAGCGCTTCTACAACCTGGCCTGCCTGATCTATGGCAGCGACCCGGATGTGCTGGAATGGGTGCCGGAGATCACCGGTCTGCCAGTGGAACGCGCCCTCTACTGCGATCAGGAATATGCCCAGGTGCGCCGGGCATTAGCCTGGGTCGAGCAGCACCACGGGCGGGCGCCGGGCACGCCGATCCAGCATCGCCTCCAAGTGCTCTACGACCCGCCGGGCCCGCGCCTGGAAAACGGCCCGCGCCTGCTCGAGCAGATCCGCAGCACCGGCGTGGTGGAAGCCATAGCCGCACGCGCCAGCGAGACCTATCAGTTGCCGCGCGATGTGGTTCTGCGCCTGACCAATTGTGGTGCGTCGGACGCCTGGTACGATCGCACCGGCGGCGAACTGGTTCTCTGCTATGAGAGCCTGGCGCACTTCCAGACTCTCGCCCGACAGCTGCCGCGCCTGCGCCAGGCTATGCCGGATTAATGCGCCTCGAGACGAAAGCCCAAGCGCGGAAAATGCACATGCAGCAGCCCGGCGCGCTCGTCCTCGCGGCGCAGGATCAGCTCTTCGCTGCCGGCAAAGACCAACTCGCCTACCACCGGATCGATGCCATAGTCAGTCGCGGCCACAGTCACCTGCTGGCCGATCTTGAAACCGTTGGGTTCATTGAATACCTCATCCGGCAGCGCCGCCGGAGTCGCCGCACGGGCGATTTCAATGGCATCAAAGGCAGCCAGCTCACTGGCCGAGCCGTGACCGAAACCCAGCACGCGACCGAGCCAGACAGCCACGGCCGGATAATCGTCCACCAGTGGCGCGGTGACTGGCGTGGCCCTGAGGAACCACAATGGGTGCGCCAGGGCGAAGTCGGCAAGCGACGGCTCGCCGAACAGGAAGTCACCGTCTTCGCGGGCTAACTGCTGCTGCAGACGTGCCATCAACGTCGGCCACTGGTGCTTGGCTTGCTCCAGCGGTAGCCGGGTTGTCGTGCCGCCACTGAATAGCCCGGCACGGTCGGCCATGAAGCCTTTGATCACCTCAGGCGGTAGTTTGCCGAACCGCACGGCGATGGACTCCGGCTGGAACGCCAGGCTTACCGCATGCTGGAACACCAGCGAGTCGGCCCAACTGGCAAAACTGGCGACGTTGAACTCCTGACCCTCTGGAAACAGCGCCGGAGTGGCTTTTTCGGCCTCCAGGCGCCGGGCGATCAGCGCGCTATCACAGTAAATGTCAGCACCGACTTGCAATACCGGGGTCTTGCGGTAACCGCCAGTCAAGGCCGTCACGTCGGGTTTCGGCATCACCGGCGGAATCATTACCGAGCGCCAGGACAGTTGCTTGAAGCCCAGCATCAGCCGGACTTTCTCGGCGAACGGAGAGGTAGGGTAATGGTGCAGGATCAACTCGTGCATGACAGGCTCCGAGGCACTGAGGGAAGCCAGCAGCTTACTCGCCAGCGCGACTGCGCGCCTACCCGATCAGCTTGATGGACTGCTATCAAGCTGGCCGATAACACCGGCTGTGTGAAAACGACTGCAGGCTTCGCGCGTCATACAGCCTGAACAGCCGCTGCCAACACCAAAGCTTCCTTGGCTTTTTTCGTCAGTTGCTTGATCGAGCGCTCGCGTCGCAAGGCTTCGCTTTTGTCGCGGCATGCTTCGACGTACACCAAGGCGACCGCCGGGCTGGAATGGAAGAAGCGCGCACCGCGACCACTCTGATGGGTAACGAAACGCCGCTGCGGGTCATCACTGATGCCGCAATACAGCGCACCATTGGCCGCACGCACCAGGTAGACGAACCAGGGCTTGGGCTCTGCCGCACTCATGTCCAAAACTTGTCCCGCATCCGCTCGCAGTAGGCCACCAACGAGGGAAACTCGCGCGCCAGCCGGCCCAACGGAGTGTCCAGGCTGCACAGGGTCAGGTTGGCCAGGATGCCGTAGGCCGACGCGTCCGCACTGCACGGCTGCACGCCGCCAAAAAACGGTGCAGCGCCGAGCAGATCGCTCAGCGCCTGCAGATCCTCACGAGCGAATGCCAGCAGCTCCACCGCTGAATGCCGAGCAATGCCCTGAGCCAGCAGCGACTTGCGGATTTTCTTCTGCACTAAACCCGGCACCAGCAGCCGTAAAGGCGCCGGCAATTGGCCGAAGAATGCCGGTTTGAGCTGCCCCCAACCCTCCGCGTCGAGCCAGCGGAAATACACCATCAAAGGGCTCAGGTGCTCGTCACACAGGCGGGTAATCGCCACCATCCGGCCACGGCCTGCGGCATCCAGATGCCGATCCAGCGGCAGCTCCAAACGCTCGCTCAACGTCCGCAGGATCACCGCCGAATCGGCGATCAGCTCATCGTCCAGCTTGATAAACGGCAGTTTGCCTTTCGGGGCTTTGCGCGGGTCGAATAGCGTTTTTACCTGATAGTCCAATCCGCACATGCGCAGAAAGGTTTCCACCTTGAGGCAGTACGGGCTGGGGTTGGGTACATTGAAAGCCGCGGGGAATTGGCACAGCGTGATCATCGGCAGCATCCTGCATGGAGTTCGTCGGCGAGCTTAGGCAATATTCATCTCCACGGCCACAAGCCACCTACGCAAATGGGAGCCTTGCATGAATATTCAGATCTTCACCACCGGTGGCACCTTCGACAAGGTCTATTACGACGCGCTTTCCGACTATCAGATCGGCGAACCGATGGCCCCGGAAATTCTTCGTGAGGCCGGGGTGACCTTTGACTTTCAGGTCGAAAGCCTGGTGAAAAAAGACAGCCTGGAGATGACCGATGAAGACCGCGAACTGATCCGCGTCAAGGTCGCCGCCTGCCCGGCCAAGCACATCCTGATCACCCACGGCACCGACACCATGACCTTGACCGCTGATGTGCTGAAGGACATTCCCGGCAAGGTGATTCTCTTCACCGGCGCCATGCAGCCCGCACGCATGCGCAACACCGATGCGCCGTTCAACCTCGGCGTGGCCATCGGCGCGCTGCAATGCCTGGCCGAGGGCATCTATGTGGCTATGAGTGGGCGCATCTTCGAGGCCGGCAAGGTCAAGAAGAACCGCGCCGCCGGACGTTTCGAGGACAGCGCCGGCTGATTCGCTACCCTGTA comes from the Pseudomonas cavernicola genome and includes:
- a CDS encoding GIY-YIG nuclease family protein — translated: MSAAEPKPWFVYLVRAANGALYCGISDDPQRRFVTHQSGRGARFFHSSPAVALVYVEACRDKSEALRRERSIKQLTKKAKEALVLAAAVQAV
- a CDS encoding glutathione S-transferase family protein, producing the protein MITLCQFPAAFNVPNPSPYCLKVETFLRMCGLDYQVKTLFDPRKAPKGKLPFIKLDDELIADSAVILRTLSERLELPLDRHLDAAGRGRMVAITRLCDEHLSPLMVYFRWLDAEGWGQLKPAFFGQLPAPLRLLVPGLVQKKIRKSLLAQGIARHSAVELLAFAREDLQALSDLLGAAPFFGGVQPCSADASAYGILANLTLCSLDTPLGRLAREFPSLVAYCERMRDKFWT
- a CDS encoding DUF4344 domain-containing metallopeptidase translates to MRPSAINLLSALVLLSASASPPQDVLHADEVRFIVANAEFTLLHEMGHLLIAELELPVLGREEDAADQLGFISLYLSNGHQRNAGFYAKLLDVADYWRLEWQRPKPDNEEVHAWDSHGLDAQRFYNLACLIYGSDPDVLEWVPEITGLPVERALYCDQEYAQVRRALAWVEQHHGRAPGTPIQHRLQVLYDPPGPRLENGPRLLEQIRSTGVVEAIAARASETYQLPRDVVLRLTNCGASDAWYDRTGGELVLCYESLAHFQTLARQLPRLRQAMPD
- a CDS encoding glutathione S-transferase family protein, whose protein sequence is MHELILHHYPTSPFAEKVRLMLGFKQLSWRSVMIPPVMPKPDVTALTGGYRKTPVLQVGADIYCDSALIARRLEAEKATPALFPEGQEFNVASFASWADSLVFQHAVSLAFQPESIAVRFGKLPPEVIKGFMADRAGLFSGGTTTRLPLEQAKHQWPTLMARLQQQLAREDGDFLFGEPSLADFALAHPLWFLRATPVTAPLVDDYPAVAVWLGRVLGFGHGSASELAAFDAIEIARAATPAALPDEVFNEPNGFKIGQQVTVAATDYGIDPVVGELVFAGSEELILRREDERAGLLHVHFPRLGFRLEAH
- a CDS encoding asparaginase domain-containing protein; its protein translation is MNIQIFTTGGTFDKVYYDALSDYQIGEPMAPEILREAGVTFDFQVESLVKKDSLEMTDEDRELIRVKVAACPAKHILITHGTDTMTLTADVLKDIPGKVILFTGAMQPARMRNTDAPFNLGVAIGALQCLAEGIYVAMSGRIFEAGKVKKNRAAGRFEDSAG